One genomic region from Pseudomonas hormoni encodes:
- a CDS encoding SulP family inorganic anion transporter, with translation MSDSDAPPPVPEPGRITRRHTGDLTSWSRWMPGLRTLGRYKMAWLQHDIVAGLVLTTMLVPVGIAYAVASGVPGIYGLYATIVPLLAYALFGPSRILVLGPDSSLAAVILAVVLPLSGGDPHRAIALAGMMAIVSGTVCILAGIARLGFVTELLSKPIRYGYMNGIALTVLISQLPKFFGFSIETDGPLRNLWAIATSVMDGKTNWTTFMIGAATVAVILLLKDKKRVPGILIAVAGATVAVGVLDLAAHDVAVLGSLPQGLPAFAIPWISSADIVPVLIGGCAVALVSFADTSVLSRVYAARTQTYVDPNQEMVGLGVANLAGGLFQGFPISSSSSRTPVAEAAGARTQLTGVVGALAVALLLLFAPDLLKNLPTSALAAVVIASAIGLIEVADLRRIYRIQRWEFWLSIVCTAGVAVFGAIEGIGLAIVIAVIEFLWDAWRPYSAVLGRAKGIQGYHDITRYPDAHLIPGLVLFRWDAPLFFANAELFHDRVLDAVATSPTPVRWLVVAAEPVTSVDVTSADMLAELDETLNAAGITFCVAEMKDPVKDKLKRFGLFERFGEAAFFPTLGVAVSSYLKVHPEDWKEGQGEGRE, from the coding sequence ATGAGCGATTCGGATGCTCCGCCCCCCGTTCCTGAACCGGGTCGGATTACGCGCAGGCATACTGGCGATCTAACCAGCTGGAGCCGTTGGATGCCGGGGCTGCGGACGTTGGGCCGCTATAAGATGGCATGGTTGCAGCACGACATTGTGGCCGGACTCGTGCTCACCACCATGCTGGTGCCCGTCGGCATCGCCTACGCGGTGGCATCGGGGGTGCCCGGCATTTATGGCCTTTACGCGACCATTGTTCCATTGCTCGCTTATGCGTTATTCGGCCCCAGCCGAATCCTGGTGCTGGGGCCGGATTCCTCATTGGCAGCCGTCATTCTCGCTGTCGTTCTGCCGCTGTCCGGCGGCGACCCGCATCGCGCGATTGCCCTTGCCGGCATGATGGCGATCGTTTCGGGGACGGTGTGCATCCTGGCCGGCATAGCGCGGCTGGGTTTCGTCACCGAGTTGCTTTCCAAACCGATCCGTTATGGCTACATGAACGGCATTGCACTGACGGTGTTGATCAGTCAACTACCCAAGTTTTTCGGCTTTTCGATCGAAACCGACGGACCGTTGCGCAACCTGTGGGCCATTGCCACCTCGGTGATGGATGGAAAAACCAACTGGACCACCTTCATGATCGGCGCGGCCACCGTGGCGGTCATCTTGTTGCTCAAGGACAAAAAACGCGTGCCCGGGATTCTGATCGCCGTGGCAGGAGCCACCGTCGCCGTTGGCGTGCTGGACCTTGCAGCCCACGATGTGGCGGTCCTCGGTTCTCTGCCCCAAGGCTTGCCTGCGTTTGCCATCCCCTGGATCAGCAGCGCCGATATCGTTCCTGTGCTGATCGGGGGTTGCGCCGTTGCGCTGGTCTCGTTCGCCGACACCAGTGTGCTCTCGCGTGTCTATGCGGCGCGGACCCAGACCTATGTCGACCCCAACCAGGAGATGGTAGGACTCGGCGTCGCCAACCTTGCCGGCGGTTTGTTCCAGGGCTTTCCCATCAGCAGCAGTTCGTCACGGACGCCCGTGGCCGAGGCCGCGGGCGCCCGAACCCAACTCACCGGCGTGGTGGGAGCGCTGGCTGTTGCTTTATTGCTTTTGTTTGCCCCGGATTTGCTGAAGAACCTGCCCACAAGCGCATTGGCGGCGGTGGTCATCGCATCGGCTATCGGCCTGATCGAAGTCGCCGACCTGCGACGGATTTATCGTATCCAGCGCTGGGAATTCTGGTTATCGATCGTTTGTACGGCAGGTGTGGCCGTATTCGGCGCCATCGAGGGCATTGGCCTGGCCATCGTCATAGCTGTGATCGAGTTTCTATGGGATGCCTGGCGTCCGTATTCTGCGGTTCTGGGCCGCGCCAAAGGCATCCAGGGCTATCACGACATCACGCGTTATCCAGATGCGCATCTTATTCCCGGTCTGGTGCTGTTTCGCTGGGATGCCCCGTTGTTTTTTGCCAACGCAGAACTGTTCCATGACCGAGTGCTGGATGCCGTGGCGACATCGCCCACGCCGGTTCGTTGGCTGGTGGTCGCTGCGGAACCGGTCACCAGCGTGGATGTGACTTCCGCCGACATGCTGGCCGAACTGGACGAAACCTTGAACGCGGCTGGCATCACATTCTGCGTGGCCGAGATGAAGGACCCCGTCAAAGACAAGTTGAAGCGATTCGGACTTTTCGAGCGGTTTGGCGAAGCTGCGTTCTTTCCGACATTAGGCGTCGCCGTCAGCAGCTATCTAAAGGTCCATCCGGAGGACTGGAAGGAAGGGCAGGGCGAGGGTCGCGAGTAG
- a CDS encoding LTA synthase family protein, whose amino-acid sequence MGWLQSRRLHYWLGATAIAFVLFAVLRVVFFFGFSGFDARALSDDHAVLETLGIGFRFDLRLAILVMLPLALLAWIPRWNLVSSRLLRRLARVYVSAAMGALLLIYIVDFGHYAYLGVRINATVLRFIEDAQISRDMVWQTYPVIWISLGWLATVALVTLALVRLERVTLDRSRKAIHPLSATWGGALMVVLVLLGILGRVENMNLENPVPLRWSDAFFSGNNQVAALGLNPVIFLYDTVKVGQSRYDEAQVREHYAVIAKYLGVDQPDPQTLNFVRHQSPQPYKVSSTRPPNVMFVMLESLGTSAVGAYGNPINPTPNIDRLATQSWFFEHFYVPVTGTAKTVWASISGVPDVTRQETATRNPLITKQHTLINAFTGYEKIYTIGGNSGWANMNALIRQSIDGVRLLEERDWQSPVVDVWGISDLDLFKETDKILQALPKDKPFFAYVQTAGNHRPFTIPKSNDGFEVKHPTLAEVQAAGSRSVEQYNAVRLLDFNIGRLMEIAKEGGYYDNTIFVLFGDHNTRIAQIPFLAPAYEQLGLESNAVPMIIHAPGLLGTRTVKEAVGLVDLLPTVAGMAGLEFRNSGLGRDIQQPSPEGERVVPLVLREGTFPLIAGVTQHYMVQMQHDGSSPTLHDLASRTPLDNVARQNPEEFTRLVQLTRGLHETSRLMLYQNVRK is encoded by the coding sequence ATGGGTTGGCTGCAATCAAGACGTTTGCACTATTGGCTAGGCGCAACAGCGATTGCGTTTGTGCTGTTTGCAGTGCTACGGGTGGTGTTCTTTTTCGGATTCTCCGGTTTTGACGCCAGAGCATTGAGCGACGACCATGCAGTCCTCGAAACCTTGGGCATCGGCTTTCGTTTCGATCTGCGCCTGGCCATCCTGGTCATGTTGCCACTGGCGTTGCTGGCCTGGATTCCGCGTTGGAATCTTGTCAGTAGCCGCCTGCTTCGTCGATTGGCACGTGTGTATGTGTCAGCCGCCATGGGCGCCCTGCTGCTGATCTATATCGTCGATTTTGGCCATTACGCCTACCTGGGCGTAAGGATCAACGCAACCGTGCTGCGCTTCATCGAAGACGCGCAAATTTCCCGTGACATGGTTTGGCAAACCTACCCGGTCATCTGGATTTCACTGGGGTGGCTGGCAACGGTTGCACTGGTGACGCTGGCCCTGGTGCGTCTGGAACGCGTGACACTGGACCGCTCCCGCAAAGCCATCCACCCGCTCTCCGCCACATGGGGTGGCGCGTTGATGGTCGTGCTGGTGCTGCTGGGTATTTTGGGCCGTGTCGAGAACATGAACCTTGAAAACCCTGTGCCATTGCGCTGGAGCGATGCGTTCTTCTCCGGCAATAACCAGGTCGCTGCGTTGGGCCTGAACCCGGTGATTTTCCTTTACGACACGGTCAAGGTCGGCCAGTCGCGCTATGACGAAGCGCAGGTGCGTGAACACTACGCCGTGATTGCCAAGTACCTGGGGGTCGACCAGCCCGACCCGCAAACCCTGAATTTCGTCCGTCATCAATCGCCACAACCCTACAAAGTATCGAGCACACGGCCGCCGAACGTGATGTTTGTGATGCTTGAGTCCCTGGGTACCAGTGCCGTCGGCGCCTATGGCAACCCGATCAATCCGACACCCAATATCGATCGCCTGGCCACGCAGAGCTGGTTCTTCGAGCACTTCTATGTTCCGGTCACCGGGACTGCAAAAACCGTATGGGCCAGCATCAGCGGGGTTCCAGACGTCACTCGACAGGAAACCGCGACGCGTAATCCGCTGATCACCAAGCAGCACACATTGATCAATGCCTTCACCGGTTACGAGAAGATCTACACCATTGGCGGCAACTCCGGTTGGGCCAACATGAACGCCTTGATTCGGCAAAGTATCGACGGGGTTCGTTTGCTCGAAGAGCGGGACTGGCAATCCCCGGTCGTGGATGTCTGGGGGATTTCAGACCTCGACCTGTTCAAGGAAACCGACAAGATCCTGCAGGCACTGCCCAAGGACAAACCGTTCTTTGCCTATGTGCAGACGGCCGGCAACCATCGTCCCTTCACGATTCCCAAGAGCAATGACGGATTCGAGGTCAAGCACCCTACCCTCGCGGAAGTTCAGGCCGCAGGGTCGCGCAGTGTCGAGCAGTACAACGCCGTGCGCTTGCTGGACTTCAACATCGGACGCTTGATGGAAATTGCCAAGGAAGGTGGTTATTACGACAACACCATTTTCGTGCTGTTTGGCGACCACAACACCCGTATCGCCCAGATCCCTTTCCTGGCACCGGCTTATGAGCAACTGGGTCTGGAAAGCAACGCGGTGCCCATGATCATCCACGCACCGGGCCTGCTCGGCACGCGGACCGTCAAGGAAGCCGTCGGTCTGGTGGACTTGTTGCCAACCGTGGCGGGTATGGCCGGTCTTGAGTTTCGCAACAGCGGCCTGGGGCGTGATATCCAGCAGCCTTCGCCCGAGGGTGAACGCGTGGTGCCGTTGGTGCTGCGTGAAGGCACGTTCCCGTTGATTGCGGGCGTCACTCAACACTACATGGTGCAGATGCAGCACGACGGCAGCTCGCCGACGCTGCACGACCTGGCCTCACGGACGCCGCTGGACAACGTGGCCCGGCAAAACCCTGAAGAGTTCACGCGCCTGGTGCAGCTGACCCGCGGCTTGCATGAAACCTCAAGGTTGATGCTGTACCAGAACGTGCGCAAGTGA